A portion of the Lolium rigidum isolate FL_2022 chromosome 1, APGP_CSIRO_Lrig_0.1, whole genome shotgun sequence genome contains these proteins:
- the LOC124683051 gene encoding uncharacterized protein LOC124683051, producing the protein MFTYVDPQFGCPKLEELLEIYWNLMPGYQDAILENLDIRRVIFGIFPTYRDSPLPAAFDRILQVGDASGIQSPVSFGGFGSLTRHLGRLSNGVYEAVSEDFLDAHSLRLLNPYMPNLSASWLFQRAMSTRPQTNISPTFINELLFANFQSMQKLGNSVLRPFLQDVIQFGPLVKTLGLVMISRPQILPSIFKQVGLGVILNWSSHFAMLGYYTFLSSFIDPAVRPWVESLPPRNKYQWKRYLEAWQYGAGLDYRQEE; encoded by the exons ATGTTCACATATGTTGATCCACAATTTGGGTGCCCAAAGCTAGAAGAACTTTTGGAGATTTACTGGAATCTTATGCCTGGTTACCAG GATGCGATCCTTGAAAATTTGGATATAAGGAGAGTCATATTTGGGATTTTCCCAACTTATCGGGACAG CCCACTGCCAGCTGCATTTGACCGTATCTTACAG GTTGGTGATGCTAGTGGGATCCAGTCACCTGTTTCTTTTGGAGGTTTTGGAAGCTTGACAAGGCATCTTGGTCGCTTATCAAATG GTGTATACGAAGCAGTTTCAGAAGATTTCCTGGATGCACATAGTTTGAGGCTGTTAAACCCTTATATG CCAAATTTAAGTGCATCATGGTTGTTCCAAAGAGCAATGTCAACAAGGCCGCAGACAAATATTTCACCAACTTTTATTAATGAGCTTCTCTTTGCTAATTTTCAGTCGATGCAG AAACTTGGGAATTCAGTACTTCGGCCATTTCTCCAG GATGTAATTCAATTCGGACCTCTGGTGAAAACACTGGGCCTAGTAATGATCAGTCGGCCACAAATTCTGCCTTCCATATTTAAGCAG GTTGGACTTGGAGTTATCCTTAACTGGTCAAGCCATTTTGCGATGCTTGGTTACTACACATTCCTTTCCAGCTTTATCGATCCTGCTGTTAG GCCTTGGGTTGAATCTTTGCCACCAAGGAACAAATATCAGTGGAAGCGATATCTTGAAGCATGGCAGTATGGAGCTGGCTTAGACTATCGTCAAGAGGAATAA
- the LOC124683040 gene encoding methylcrotonoyl-CoA carboxylase beta chain, mitochondrial-like codes for MLGRLAARRLRPSGTPVTAVTAAVYHSSAAVRSSGGGSSSVLPDGLDRSSDAYARNADAVGGLLSDLRSRVLQVLAGGGAGAVKRNAGRGKLLPRERIDRLLDPGASFLELSQLAGSDVYEEALPSAGIITGIGPVHGRLCMFVANDPTTKGGTYYPITVKKHLRAQEIASECKLPCIYLVDSGGVNLPKQAEVFPDRDNFGRIFFNQAKMSADGIPQIAVVLGSCTAGGAYIPAMADESIIVKGNGTIFLAGPPLVKAATGEEISAEDLGGASVHCKVSGVSDHFAQDELHGLALGRNIVKNLHLAAKVTNVQNSVFDYQEPLYDVQELRSIAPSDMKQSFDIRSVIARTVDGSEFDEFKKLYGTTLVTGFARICGQPVGIIGNNGILFTESALKGAHFIELCAQRNIPLIFLQNITGFMVGSKSESSGIAKAGAKMVMAVSCAKVPKITVIVGGSFGAGNYGMCGRAYSPNFLFMWPTARISVMGGIQAAGVLAQIEKNKKRQGVEWTKDGEEAFKAKVVEAYDKEGSPYYSTARLWDDGIIDPADTRRVLSLCLSASAKPVPEDTKYGVFRM; via the exons ATGCTCGGTAGATTGGCCGCGCGGCGGCTCCGTCCAAGCGGGACACCTGTTACTGCGGTTACTGCTGCTGTCTACCACTCCTCGGCGGCGGTCCGCTCCAGCGGAGGAGGCTCCTCCTCTGTCCTCCCCGACGGCCTCGATCGGAGCTCCGACGCCTACGCTCGCAACGCCGACGCCGTCGGCGGCCTCCTCTCGGACCTGCGCTCCCGCGTCTTAcag GTGTTGGCCGGCGGAGGCGCGGGGGCGGTGAAGCGGAACGCGGGGCGGGGGAAGCTACTCCCCAGGGAGCGCATCGACCGCCTGCTCGACCCCGGGGCCTCCTTCCTAGAGCTATCTCAG CTTGCAGGATCTGATGTTTATGAGGAAGCATTGCCATCAGCGGGTATAATTACTGGCATAGGTCCTGTCCATGGAAGATTATGTATGTTTGTGGCCAATGACCCAACTACAAAGGGGGGTACATACTATCCTATTACTGTCAAAAAGCATCTGCGGGCACAGGAAATAGCTTCTGAATGTAAATTGCCTTGCATTTATCTTGTTGACAGTGGAGGTGTTAATCTTCCCAAGCAAGCGGAAGTTTTCCCTGATCGCGATAATTTTGGTCGAATATTCTTCAATCAAGCTAAGATGTCTGCAGATGGTATTCCTCAGATTGCAGTAGTGCTAGGTTCTTGTACTGCTGGTGGTGCGTATATTCCTGCAATGGCTGATGAAAGTATAATTGTTAAGGGAAATGGAACGATATTTCTAGCCGGTCCACCCCTTGTAAAG GCTGCTACAGGGGAGGAAATATCTGCTGAGGACCTTGGTGGAGCATCAGTGCATTGTAAAGTATCAGGAGTCTCTGATCACTTCGCACAAG ATGAACTTCATGGACTTGCACTGGGGAGAAACATTGTGAAGAACCTTCACCTGGCCGCTAAAGTAACAAATGTACAAAATTCTGTTTTTGATTACCAAGAACCGTTGTATGATGTACAGGAACTTCGCTCGATTGCACCATCTGATATGAAGCAATCTTTTGATATTCGCTCAGTAATAGCTCGTACAGTTGACGGAAGTGAGTTTGATGAATTCAAAAAATTGTACGGAACA ACACTAGTGACTGGTTTTGCAAGGATATGTGGGCAGCCAGTTGGCATTATCGGAAACAATGGCATTTTATTTACCGAGTCAGCACTAAAGGGTGCCCACTTCATTGAGTTGTGTGCTCAACGCAATATTCCTTTGATATTCCTACAAAATATTACTGGATTTATG GTTGGTTCGAAATCTGAGTCAAGTGGAATTGCGAAAGCTGGAGCAAAAATGGTCATGGCAGTTTCCTGTGCCAAG GTTCCTAAAATTACCGTAATTGTCGGTGGAAGTTTTGGTGCTGGAAATTATGGAATGTGTGGACGTGCATATAGCCCGAATTTTTTGTTCATGTGGCCAACTGCTAGGATATCTGTTATGGGTGGCATCCAG GCAGCCGGTGTTCTTGCTCAAATCGAGAAGAACAAGAAAAGGCAAGGAGTAGAG TGGACCAAGGACGGGGAAGAAGCCTTCAAAGCCAAAGTTGTCGAGGCTTACGACAAAGAAGGAAGCCCCTATTACTCCACCGCTAGGCTTTGGGATGACGGGATCATAGACCCTGCGGATACCAGACGGGTTTTAAGCCTCTGCCTTTCTGCTTCTGCCAAGCCAGTTCCAGAAGACACGAAATATGGCGTGTTCCGAATGTAA
- the LOC124652528 gene encoding uncharacterized protein LOC124652528, whose protein sequence is MAASDGSPSARHVPHLRLAVPPRLAAHPSFRFPTTPLPTPSKTRIPAGAAAGAGASPYAAALLRLLALHSLFLLASAARALPSLPHLFLLPPLLAILSAVAVVVMPTATKTQPHPFPAVRHLLRPALFLALSLLLRFASLHLIPSPGLVVLADSAGALLARALNRPSRRRVISVVAASLSLAAISPSHSVLLVLPFASGLLSSAEHSASGRHVTRSRHARAAVFALAAAFLSVPALVGLFFLGGSDTSDGGGAVPVAQLWWLLLNAAVFGMALGRRQAYDSSGSRPSMNFAMTFVCTVVMELVYYPKLFLPGFLICGFLLWIASRELAPSGYVELGSTDSVSESVYEAVMGPVRHILSERKSRKIAAFLLINTAYMFVEFASGFMSDSLGLLSDACHMLFDCAALAIGLYASYIARLPANGMYNYGRGRFEVLSGYVNAVFLVLVGALIVLESFERILEPREISTSSLLTVSVGGLVVNIIGLVFFHEEHHHAHGGSCSHSHSHSHSHDHGHEDHHHDHVHHSVQHEENACSGHHGDTNKSHHHNYQHHSNNVESHHSTSMENTSSQHSHHGCSHEHHHHGHMEHHQQGGGHSHQDCNSVSSEQGLLEIPLRNMHSHHSESQSCNGELESPETGNNHGKPANKRHIDHNMEGIFLHVLADTMGSVGVVISTLLIKYKGWLIADPICSVFISIMIVASVLPLLRNSAEILLQRVPRSHEKDLKVALDDVMRIEGVIGVHDVHLWNLTNTDIVGTFHLRISAEADKSVIRESASRIFHEAGIQDLTIQIECVKR, encoded by the coding sequence ATGGCCGCCTCGGACGGCTCCCCCTCAGCCCGGCACGTGCCTCACCTTCGCCTCGccgtgccgccgcgcctcgccGCCCACCCCTCCTTCCGCTTCCCCACCACGCCACTCCCCACCCCATCCAAGACGCGCatccccgccggcgccgccgccggtgccggcgcTTCCCCGTACGCCGCtgcgctcctccgcctcctcgcacTCCACTCGCTCTTCCTTCTTGCGTCCGCCGCCCGAGCGCTCCCCTCCCTGCCCCACCTTTTCCTGCTCCCGCCGCTCCTCGCCATCCTCTCCGCCGTCGCGGTCGTCGTCATGCCCACAGCCACCAAGACCCAGCCCCACCCCTTCCCGGCGgtccgccacctcctccgccccgccctcTTCCTAGCGCTGTCCCTTCTCCTCCGGTTCGCGTCCCTCCACCTCATCCCCTCccccggcctcgtcgtcctcgcggACTCCGCCGGCGCATTGCTCGCCCGCGCCCTCAAccgtccctcccgccgccgcgttATCTCCGTCGTCGCCGCCTCCCTTTCGCTCGCGGCCATATCGCCTTCCCACTCCGTGCTTCTCGTGCTCCCCTTCGCCTCCGGCCTCCTATCCTCCGCCGAGCACTCTGCATCAGGGCGACATGTCACCCGCAGCCGCCACGCCCGTGCGGCAGTATTTGCCCtggccgccgccttcctctccgtGCCGGCACTTGTGGGCCTCTTCTTTCTCGGTGGCAGTGACACTAGCGATGGCGGTGGAGCCGTGCCGGTTGCCCAGCTCTGGTGGCTGCTCCTTAACGCTGCTGTCTTTGGCATGGCGTTGGGGCGCCGGCAAGCCTATGACAGCAGCGGCAGCAGGCCAAGCATGAATTTTGCCATGACGTTTGTGTGCACTGTTGTGATGGAGCTGGTGTACTACCCAAAGCTCTTCTTACCAGGCTTCTTAATTTGTGGCTTCCTCTTGTGGATCGCCAGCAGGGAGCTGGCCCCTTCAGGATATGTTGAGCTTGGGAGCACAGACAGCGTGTCCGAGTCGGTGTACGAGGCGGTCATGGGGCCAGTCCGCCATATCCTCAGTGAACGCAAGTCCAGGAAGATTGCTGCTTTTCTGTTGATCAACACAGCTTACATGTTTGTGGAGTTCGCCAGCGGTTTCATGAGCGATAGTCTTGGGCTGCTCTCCGATGCTTGCCATATGTTGTTTGACTGTGCAGCTCTGGCAATTGGACTATATGCATCATACATTGCGAGGCTGCCTGCAAATGGAATGTATAATTACGGAAGGGGCAGGTTTGAGGTGCTATCTGGGTATGTTAATGCAGTGTTCTTGGTACTTGTTGGGGCACTGATTGTGTTGGAGTCATTTGAGAGGATACTTGAGCCTCGGGAGATATCGACAAGTAGCCTTTTGACAGTTTCAGTTGGTGGACTTGTCGTAAATATCATTGGATTGGTTTTCTTTCACGAGGAGCACCATCATGCGCATGGTGGTAGCTGTTCTCACTCCCATTCACATTCTCATTCACACGACCATGGCCATGAAGATCACCATCATGATCATGTTCATCACAGTGTTCAGCACGAGGAGAATGCATGTTCTGGTCATCACGGAGACACAAACAAGAGCCATCATCATAATTACCAACATCATAGTAACAATGTGGAGAGTCATCACAGTACCTCCATGGAGAACACCAGTAGTCAACATAGCCACCACGGCTGTAGCCACGAACATCATCACCATGGCCATATGGAACATCACCAGCAGGGTGGAGGTCACTCTCATCAAGATTGCAACAGCGTCAGCAGTGAGCAAGGACTTCTTGAGATTCCACTGAGAAATATGCACTCTCATCACTCAGAATCGCAGTCTTGTAATGGAGAACTGGAATCACCAGAAACTGGAAACAACCATGGTAAACCAGCTAACAAACGTCACATCGACCATAACATGGAAGGTATCTTCTTACATGTCCTAGCCGACACAATGGGAAGCGTCGGTGTTGTGATCTCAACCTTGCTGATCAAATACAAGGGATGGCTAATAGCAGATCCCATTTGCTCTGTTTTCATTTCAATAATGATTGTAGCTTCTGTCCTTCCACTGTTGAGGAATTCTGCTGAGATTTTGTTGCAAAGAGTTCCAAGGAGCCATGAGAAGGACTTGAAAGTAGCATTGGATGATGTCATGAGGATTGAGGGTGTGATTGGAGTCCATGATGTTCATTTATGGAACTTAACGAATACTGATATTGTAGGAACTTTTCATCTTCGTATATCAGCGGAAGCTGACAAATCTGTTATAAGAGAAAGTGCTTCACGGATATTTCATGAAGCTGGGATTCAAGATCTGACTATTCAGATCGAATGTGTCAAAAGATAG